The following proteins are co-located in the Acinetobacter shaoyimingii genome:
- a CDS encoding 2-oxo acid dehydrogenase subunit E2: MQIKTPDIGVDKATVAEILVKVGDTVAVEDSLVLLESDKASVEVPSTSAGVVKSIAVAVGDSVSEGAVLIELESSEAESNATPAAEAPKEQIEPQPAPKAEAKPEVTATSSSNSQASSSSVVDVQVPDIGVEKALVGEVLVKVGDEIDVDQSIVVVESDKATVEVPSTVSGTVESIEIKEGDTVKEGVVILKVKTSSANNAELPEKTATESSANTEASVTAEVKEQVAESSQSGEIEIAVPDLGVDKATVAEILVKVGDTVEADQSLIVVESDKATVEVPSTTAGVIKAIHVEMGQKVSQGLALVTIEGQVSSPKQVTKSQTADEAKSNTSTPAPAESTKEVAATVVSTEQGVDKLSKEQSAANAKVYAGPAVRKLARELGVVLAEVKASGPNDRLLKDDVFAYVKTRLTAAPQATQQVAAQVASGLPPLPDFSAFGGSEVKAMTRLQQVSVPQLSLNNFIPQVTQFDLADITELEAWRGDLKANFKKEGISLTILAFIAKAVAHLLKEEPYFASHLADDQKSVVLRNEIHMGIAVATPDGLTVPVLRNPDQKSIKQIAIELGELSQKARDKKLSPKDLQGANFTITSLGSIGGTAFTPLVNWPQVAILGISPATMQPVWNGSSFDPRLMLPLSLSYDHRVINGADAARFTNKLTKLLADIRNILL; the protein is encoded by the coding sequence ATGCAAATTAAAACTCCTGATATTGGTGTAGATAAAGCGACTGTTGCTGAGATCTTAGTGAAAGTTGGCGACACGGTCGCGGTTGAGGATAGTCTGGTTTTATTGGAATCGGACAAAGCATCTGTTGAAGTGCCAAGCACTTCAGCAGGCGTGGTCAAAAGTATTGCTGTTGCTGTCGGTGATAGCGTTTCAGAAGGTGCTGTGCTGATTGAATTAGAAAGTTCAGAAGCTGAATCAAATGCAACGCCAGCTGCTGAAGCACCTAAGGAACAGATTGAACCTCAACCTGCACCAAAAGCAGAGGCAAAACCTGAAGTAACTGCAACTAGTTCGTCTAACTCGCAAGCTTCAAGCTCATCTGTTGTTGATGTTCAAGTGCCAGATATTGGCGTTGAAAAAGCGCTTGTGGGTGAAGTGCTCGTGAAAGTGGGCGATGAGATTGATGTAGATCAAAGCATCGTTGTGGTTGAATCAGATAAAGCGACAGTGGAAGTGCCAAGTACCGTTTCTGGAACGGTTGAAAGTATTGAGATTAAAGAAGGTGATACCGTCAAAGAAGGTGTAGTCATTCTGAAAGTCAAAACATCTTCTGCAAATAATGCTGAGCTACCTGAAAAAACCGCGACTGAATCATCAGCAAACACTGAAGCATCTGTCACAGCTGAAGTGAAAGAACAAGTTGCTGAATCTTCTCAAAGCGGTGAGATTGAAATCGCTGTTCCAGATTTAGGTGTCGATAAAGCGACGGTTGCTGAAATTTTAGTGAAAGTCGGTGACACGGTAGAAGCAGATCAAAGCTTGATTGTGGTGGAATCTGATAAAGCCACTGTTGAAGTACCAAGTACGACTGCTGGCGTGATTAAAGCCATTCATGTTGAAATGGGGCAAAAGGTTAGCCAAGGGCTTGCTTTGGTGACGATTGAAGGTCAAGTGTCTTCGCCTAAACAAGTCACCAAATCACAAACTGCAGATGAAGCAAAATCGAATACCTCAACACCTGCACCAGCTGAATCGACTAAAGAAGTGGCTGCAACAGTGGTATCTACTGAGCAAGGTGTAGACAAGCTGTCCAAAGAACAAAGTGCTGCAAATGCCAAAGTGTATGCAGGACCTGCAGTACGTAAATTGGCACGTGAGTTAGGTGTGGTCTTGGCTGAAGTCAAAGCATCGGGTCCAAATGATCGCCTGCTAAAAGATGATGTCTTCGCTTATGTGAAAACACGTTTAACTGCAGCACCACAAGCAACCCAACAAGTGGCAGCACAAGTGGCTTCAGGTTTGCCCCCATTACCAGATTTCTCTGCATTTGGTGGTAGCGAAGTCAAAGCGATGACACGCTTACAGCAAGTCTCTGTACCGCAGTTGTCATTGAATAACTTCATTCCTCAAGTGACTCAGTTTGATTTGGCCGATATCACTGAGTTAGAAGCTTGGCGTGGTGATCTTAAAGCGAACTTCAAAAAAGAAGGCATTAGTTTGACCATTTTGGCGTTCATTGCCAAAGCGGTTGCCCATCTTTTAAAAGAAGAGCCATATTTTGCTTCGCATTTGGCAGATGATCAAAAGTCTGTGGTACTGCGCAATGAAATTCATATGGGGATTGCAGTGGCAACGCCAGATGGTTTGACCGTACCTGTACTGCGTAATCCAGATCAAAAGTCAATTAAGCAAATTGCGATTGAACTCGGTGAATTGAGTCAAAAAGCGCGTGATAAGAAGCTGTCACCTAAAGACTTACAAGGTGCGAACTTTACCATTACCAGTCTTGGCTCAATTGGTGGAACAGCATTCACGCCATTAGTGAACTGGCCACAAGTGGCGATTTTGGGTATTTCACCTGCAACGATGCAACCTGTTTGGAACGGTTCTAGCTTTGATCCGCGCTTGATGTTGCCATTGTCATTGTCTTATGACCATCGTGTCATCAATGGTGCAGATGCAGCCCGTTTCACCAATAAATTGACCAAACTGTTGGCCGATATTCGTAACATCTTGCTCTAA
- a CDS encoding TMEM165/GDT1 family protein — protein sequence MQAFLISMFVVALSEMGDKTQLLALLLAARFRKPVPILIAIFAATVINHGVSAILGQWITTILSPTVLLWIVSLGFIGMAVWMLIPDELDDESESINKWQKYGVFGATFVLFFLAEIGDKTQIATVALAARFDSIGWVTLGTTLGIMLVNAPAVFIGNKLAEKLPISLIHKIGALVFLVIGVAALVQHYFFSI from the coding sequence TTGCAAGCCTTTCTTATTTCTATGTTTGTTGTTGCTCTTTCTGAAATGGGCGACAAAACTCAACTTCTTGCCTTATTACTTGCTGCACGTTTTCGTAAACCTGTTCCTATTTTAATTGCAATTTTTGCTGCAACTGTCATCAACCACGGCGTTTCTGCCATTTTAGGCCAGTGGATTACCACCATTTTGAGCCCGACCGTTCTATTGTGGATTGTCTCATTGGGCTTTATTGGTATGGCGGTTTGGATGTTGATTCCAGATGAACTGGATGATGAATCTGAAAGTATCAATAAATGGCAAAAATACGGCGTATTTGGTGCGACTTTTGTTTTGTTCTTCTTGGCCGAAATTGGTGACAAAACGCAAATTGCAACGGTTGCTTTAGCGGCTCGTTTTGACAGTATTGGTTGGGTCACTTTAGGTACGACACTGGGTATTATGCTGGTCAATGCACCTGCTGTTTTTATTGGCAATAAACTCGCTGAAAAACTGCCCATCTCTTTAATTCATAAAATTGGTGCATTGGTGTTTTTGGTGATTGGTGTGGCTGCTTTAGTTCAGCATTATTTTTTCTCAATCTAA
- a CDS encoding YkgJ family cysteine cluster protein: protein MLSQISAQDACLSCGACCAFFRVSFYWAEGEPMPQDWVEPLTPVYSCMKGTNQAQPRCIALQGEIGKSVSCSMYQHRSSSCKEVHAGDEQCEKARAAHKLIPLIDVEIIHPSNDEDFEQVV from the coding sequence ATGTTGTCTCAAATCTCTGCACAGGATGCGTGCTTAAGTTGCGGTGCTTGTTGTGCTTTTTTTAGGGTCTCTTTTTACTGGGCTGAAGGTGAACCCATGCCTCAAGATTGGGTTGAACCACTCACGCCCGTCTATTCATGTATGAAAGGCACTAATCAAGCTCAACCGCGTTGTATTGCTTTGCAAGGTGAAATTGGCAAAAGCGTCAGTTGTAGCATGTACCAGCATCGCAGTTCTTCTTGTAAAGAAGTGCATGCAGGAGATGAACAATGTGAAAAAGCCAGAGCAGCCCACAAACTTATTCCTTTAATCGATGTTGAAATTATTCATCCAAGTAATGATGAGGATTTTGAACAAGTTGTATGA
- a CDS encoding methyltransferase type 11, producing the protein MQKKLSELVLNKPPIQKIFVIGGGASLLQQPIHLLDEKQHFIITCNEAFTFFPNAMISHHADYSWWQEHQNQLNFVFKGSIKTGAGLGTNLPYPDNGIETLTMVKANNQDLLFRTPEYIYGNNCGLQALSLAHLMRPKHIILLGFDFKIENHQTHSYKNMPTEDLKRLQIFWAGFLKNFEEFEHFRQLQWHKVHPHLALPKVWNTNPDSALNLYDKSKSLEELLEL; encoded by the coding sequence ATGCAAAAAAAACTATCAGAACTTGTATTAAATAAACCACCCATCCAGAAAATATTTGTCATTGGGGGGGGTGCTTCATTACTTCAACAACCGATCCATTTACTGGACGAAAAACAACATTTCATTATTACTTGCAATGAAGCTTTTACATTTTTCCCAAACGCAATGATTAGCCATCATGCAGATTATTCGTGGTGGCAAGAACACCAAAATCAACTCAATTTTGTTTTCAAAGGCTCAATTAAAACCGGTGCAGGATTAGGTACAAATTTGCCGTATCCTGATAACGGCATAGAAACTTTGACGATGGTTAAAGCCAATAATCAAGATTTACTATTTCGTACACCAGAATATATCTATGGTAATAATTGTGGCCTACAAGCCTTATCTTTAGCGCATTTAATGCGGCCTAAACACATTATTTTACTCGGCTTTGATTTTAAAATTGAAAATCATCAAACCCATAGTTATAAAAATATGCCTACAGAAGACTTAAAACGACTACAAATTTTCTGGGCTGGTTTTTTGAAAAATTTTGAGGAATTTGAACATTTTCGACAGCTACAATGGCACAAAGTTCACCCCCACTTAGCTTTACCTAAAGTTTGGAATACCAACCCAGACTCAGCTTTAAATTTATATGACAAAAGTAAATCTCTAGAAGAGTTGCTCGAACTTTAA
- a CDS encoding oxygen-binding di-iron domain-containing protein: MALDRTTSQVLFDNGTHKCISFTSLVKGEGVQANQFLILNNGRAAVLDPGGDLTYVPLTMELNKYTRLSNLDYVMASHQDPDIITSMPRWLVYTDAMVVASKLWARFLPHLNSAFMSDRMKGNWLDRLVELPDQGASIPLGETSIKAIPAHFLHSVGNFQFYDPISKILFSGDMGASMVEDAAEPLTDFNAHIQKMKGFHQRYMCSNRVIRLWVKMVRTMDIEMIVPQHGTPFIGKEMINQFLDWIENLQCGIDLMDEQVFTCPA; this comes from the coding sequence ATGGCTTTAGATCGTACAACATCACAAGTATTATTTGATAATGGCACACATAAGTGCATTAGTTTTACGAGCTTAGTCAAAGGTGAGGGGGTTCAAGCGAATCAGTTTTTGATCTTAAACAATGGTCGAGCTGCGGTTTTAGACCCAGGTGGCGATTTGACCTATGTTCCTTTGACCATGGAACTCAATAAATACACGCGATTATCAAATCTTGATTATGTGATGGCCTCTCACCAAGACCCTGACATCATTACCTCTATGCCACGTTGGTTAGTCTATACAGATGCAATGGTGGTCGCATCTAAACTTTGGGCACGTTTTTTACCACACTTGAATTCGGCATTTATGAGTGATCGCATGAAGGGCAATTGGTTAGATCGGTTGGTTGAGCTTCCAGACCAAGGTGCTTCAATTCCTTTAGGTGAAACCAGTATTAAAGCGATTCCAGCTCATTTTCTGCATTCGGTTGGTAATTTCCAATTTTATGATCCGATTTCAAAGATTTTGTTCTCTGGAGATATGGGGGCTTCAATGGTGGAAGATGCCGCTGAACCATTAACAGATTTTAACGCTCATATTCAAAAAATGAAGGGCTTCCATCAGCGCTATATGTGTTCCAACCGTGTAATTCGATTATGGGTGAAAATGGTGAGAACCATGGATATTGAAATGATTGTGCCACAGCATGGAACGCCATTTATTGGGAAAGAGATGATCAACCAATTTTTAGATTGGATTGAAAATTTACAGTGTGGAATTGATTTAATGGATGAACAAGTTTTCACCTGTCCAGCATAG